The following proteins are encoded in a genomic region of Alnus glutinosa chromosome 8, dhAlnGlut1.1, whole genome shotgun sequence:
- the LOC133876188 gene encoding uncharacterized protein LOC133876188 encodes MDYILELDSLLHDSSSDDELEIISTFAMVKELLDSEGGSRSRRDSGRRRNTIWHNSLQGKENLFCHYFAESPVFPPKKFRRRFRMRRDLFMRIHDTIISHDRYFVQRRNAAKKLRHSSLQKMITAIRMLTYGVTSNFMDEYLWIGETTAIDSFVRFVKVVVSIFSAKYFRSPNPKDIARLLAIGENRGFPGMLGSIDCMHWKWKNCPNAWRGIYSGHIHEPAIILEAMASHDLWMWHAFFGLPEFHNDINVLERSNVFANLAEGHAPSVNYSVNGHDYTMGYYLADAQESARKDVEQAFGVLQARFAIVHGPARLYQPELLKDIMMACIILHNMTVEDERGLYLGADEFDNEQITDIPFEPPSHEHTDEIVDFMQNRHCIRDQETHSQLQSDLIEHLWQIHSQS; translated from the exons ATGGATTATATTCTTGAACTCGATAGCCTTCTACATGATTCTTCTTCTGATGATGAGTTGGAAATAATTTCAACTTTTGCTATGGTAAAAGAACTATTGGATAGCGAAGGAGGATCTAGATCACGGCGTGATTCTGGTCGACGCCGCAATACCATTTGGCATAATTCTTTGCAAGGCAAAGAAAACCTATTCTGTCATTATTTTGCAGAATCGCCAGTATTTCCTCCCAAAAAATTTCGAAGGAGGTTTCGTATGCGCCGTGACCTTTTTATGCGCATTCATGACACAATAATATCTCATGACAGATATTTTGTCCAACGAAGAAATGCTGCTAAAAAGCTCAGACATTCTTCACTACAAAAGATGATTACCGCAATTAGGATGCTCACTTATGGAGTAACATCAAATTTTATGGATGAATACTTATGGATTGGAGAAACGACCGCAATTGATAGCTTTGTAAGGTTTGTTAAAGTGgtagtttcaattttttctgcCAAGTACTTTAGGTCGCCAAACCCAAAAGACATTGCTAGATTGCTAGCAATTGGTGAAAACCGTGGATTTCCAGGAATGTTAGGAAGCATTGATTGCATGCATTGGAAGTGGAAGAATTGTCCAAATGCTTGGAGAGGTATCTATTCTGGTCACATCCATGAACCTGCAATTATTTTGGAAGCCATGGCATCCCATGATCTTTGGATGTGGCATGCATTTTTTGGGTTACCTGAGTTTCATAATGATATCAATGTGTTAGAACGGTCTAATGTATTTGCCAATCTAGCTGAAGGGCATGCTCCTTCGGTCAACTACTCAGTCAATGGTCACGATTATACAATGGGTTACTATCTCGCTGATG CTCAAGAGTCCGCAAGAAAGGACGTAGAGCAAGCATTTGGAGTGCTTCAAGCACGATTTGCAATTGTGCATGGACCTGCACGATTATACCAACCTGAACTTCTTAAAGATATTATGATGGCGTGCATAATATTGCATAACATGACCGTTGAGGATGAGCGAGGTTTATATCTTGGAGCAGATGAATTCGATAATGAGCAAATAACTGATATTCCATTCGAACCACCATCACACGAACATACAGATGAAATTGTGGACTTCATGCAAAATCGTCATTGTATTAGAGACCAAGAAACACATTCTCAACTCCAGTCAGACCTCATCGAGCATTTATGGCAAATACATAGCCAATCGTAA
- the LOC133875288 gene encoding uncharacterized protein LOC133875288, whose product MPLHMSHFKTFISHHFHTLLKPQNPLHRSHITNSYFSHKSLPLSYLFYGTKTSSIQIDDQIGPDNGNGKQVNKKPLDVMFKEAVSVTLCENAENSESEGENSELKSRLRELEREVRRLKANSSAKESAAKKELKKSKLYAAFTNQEGCKEGCEERREEPEESVEKKGLKKSKGKSLYAAFTNQEGCKEGCKKRREEPEVYKELSPDMEVFANHLYKEGYFNDANFLRANKLEFGYFESHYGRGFMKFAAEKFGKDHQEIAKWLSGSDLKKIALFGCPSLEKKNVFAAKKLRKFFEIQENTVCSKCVLKQSCKFVNQSVWKGDTKNLNLAVVMRVLILYALEWVSVELAVPIDIKASVNKLLKEVLKLSQSTVAEHTSRI is encoded by the exons ATGCCCTTACACATGTCTCACTTCAAAACCTTCATTTCCCACCACTTCCACACCCTCCTCAAACCCCAAAACCCTCTCCACCGTTCTCACATCACCAATTCCTACTTTTCACACAAATCTCTTCCGCTTTCGTATCTCTTTTACGGCACCAAAACGTCTTCAATCCAAATCGACGACCAAATCGGACCTGACAACGGGAATGGGAAGCAAGTAAACAAGAAGCCATTGGATGTTATGTTCAAAGAAGCCGTGAGTGTGACGTTATGCGAAAATGCTGAAAACAGCGAAAGCGAAGGAGAAAACAGTGAGTTGAAGAGCAGGTTGAGGGAATTGGAGAGAGAGGTTAGACGGCTGAAAGCGAATTCAAGTGCAAAGGAGAGTGCGGCAAAGAAGGAATTGAAGAAAAGTAAGTTATATGCAGCGTTTACGAATCAAGAGGGTTGCAAGGAAGGGTGCGAGGAGAGGAGGGAAGAGCCAGAAGAGAGTGTGGAAAAGAAGGGATTGAAGAAAAGTAAGGGTAAGAGTTTATATGCAGCGTTTACGAATCAAGAGGGTTGCAAGGAAGGGTGCAAGAAGAGGAGGGAAGAGCCAGAGGTTTATAAAGAGCTCTCGCCAGATATGGAAGTGTTTGCAAATCATTTGTACAAGGAAGGGTACTTTAACGATGCGAATTTCTTGCGGGCGAATAAGTTggaatttggttattttgagAGTCATTATGGCCGGGGTTTTATGAAGTTTGCCGCCGAGAAGTTTGGCAAGGACCATCAAGAAATTGCGAA ATGGTTGTCAGGCAGTGACTTGAAAAAGATAGCCCTCTTTGGTTGTCCTTCTCTTGAAAAAAAGAATGTTTTTGCTGCTAAAAAACTGCGGAAATTTTTTGAGATTCAGGAAAACACT GTTTGTAGCAAATGTGTCCTAAAACAATCATGCAAGTTTGTGAATCAGAGTGTGTGGAAAGGTGACACCAAGAATTTAAATTTGGCTGTTGTTATGAGGGTTCTCATTTTGTACGCTTTGGAATGGGTCTCTGTAGAGCTAGCAGTGCCCATTGATATAAAGGCTTCTGTCAATAAACTGCTGAAGGAGGTTTTGAAGCTAAGTCAAAGTACGGTAGCTGAGCATACTTCTAGGATTTGA